The genomic stretch GATCGCCAACAAGGCCTGGGAGGGCCTGGGCATCTTCATGGTGCTCGTCGTGATCTACCTGGCCATCGCCTTCGAGTGGCGCATGGCCGTGGCGGCCCTGGTCGCGCTGATCCACGACATCACCATCACGACCGGTATCTACGCCCTGGTCGGCTTCGAGGTCACGCCCGGTACGGTCATCGGTCTGCTGACGATCCTCGGTTACTCGCTCTACGACACGGTCGTCGTCTTCGACAGCCTCAAGGAGCAGACGAAGGACATCACCAAGCAGACCCGCCTCACCTACAGCGACATCGCCAACCAGTCGATCAACGGCACGCTGGTCCGCTCGATCAACACCACCGTGGTCGCCCTGCTGCCGGTGGCCGGCCTGCTGTTCATCGGCGGCGGCTTCCTCGGCGCCGGCACGCTGAACGACATCTCACTGTCGCTGTTCGTCGGTCTCGCCGCCGGTGCCTACTCCTCGATCTTCATCGCCACGCCGCTCGTCGCCGACCTCAAGGAGCGCGAGCCGGCGATGAAGGCCCTCACCAAGCGGGTCCTGGCCAAGCGCGNNNNNNNNNNNNNNNNNNNNNNNNNNNNNNNNNNNNNNNNNNNNNNNNNNNNNNNNNNNNNNNNNNNNNNNNNNNNNNNNNNNNNNNNNNNNNNNNNNNNNNNNNNNNNNNNNNNNNNNNNNNNNNNNNNNNNNNNNNNNNNNNNNNNNNNNNNNNNNNNNNNNNNNNNNNNNNNNNNNNNNNNNNNNNNNNNNNNNNNNNNNNNNNNNNNNNNNNNNNNNNNNNNNNNNNNNNNNNNNNNNNNNNNNNNNNNNNNNNNNNNNNNNNNNNNNNNNNNNNNNNNNNNNNNNNNNNNNNNNNNNNNNNNNNNNNNNNNNNNNNNNNNNNNNNNNNNNNNNNNNNNNNNNNNNNNNNNNNNNNNNNNNNNNNNNNNNNNNNNNNNNNNNNNNNNNNNNNNNNNNNNNNNNNNNNNNNNNNNNNNNNNNNNNNNNNNNNNNNNNNNNNNNNNNNNNNNNNNNNNNNNNNNNNNNNNNNNNNNNNNNNNNNNNNNNNNNNNNNNNNNNNNNNNNNNNNNNNNNNNNNNNNNNNNNNNNNNNNNNNNNNNNNNNNNNNNNNNNNNNNNNNNNNTGCTGCTCAGCCGTATCCGCGATGTCGCCGACTACCCCGAGCCCGGGGTGATGTTCAAGGACATCACCCCGCTGCTGGCGGACCCGGCCGCGTTCACGGCGCTCACCGACGCGCTGGCCGAGATCGCCACGAACACCGGCGCGACCAAGGTCGTCGGCCTGGAGGCCCGGGGCTTCATCCTCGGCGCGCCGGTCGCGCTGCGTGCGGGCCTCGGCTTCATCCCGGTCCGCAAGGCGGGCAAGCTGCCCGGAGCGACGCTGCGACAGGCGTACGACCTGGAGTACGGCTCGGCCGAGATCGAGGTGCACGCGGAGGACCTGGCTGCCGGGGACCGCGTCCTGATCGTGGACGACGTCCTCGCCACGGGGGGTACGGCCGAGGCCGCGATCCAGCTGATCCAGCGCGCCGGTGCGGATGTCTCCGGGCTTGCGGTGCTGATGGAACTGGGCTTCCTGGCGGGCCGGGCCCGCCTGGAGCCTGCCCTGGACGGGGCGCCGCTGGAGGCACTGCTCCAGGTCTGAGCGGATTGCTGCACAAGCGGCCTCGGCTTCGCCGTAGGCCGCTTTGTGTTTCCCGCCGTCTTGCCCCGCCGTCGCCGTCCGCTGGCCGTCGCCGTCCACTTCCGAGTCACCCGCCGCACGCCCCCAAAGCACCCGGAATCAACCTCCCGGAATCCGGCGGGAGCCTCCCGTGTTTCATCAGTGAACGGTCCTCACTTCTGTCTGAAGGCGATGACCAGCCGCAGGATCGCTACCATGGGGTCTCCGGAGCCTGACCGGGGGACCCGGATCGCGCACGAGGAGCCCTCTTGCCAGACGAGGCCCAGCCACTGACCGCCGCCAAGCCCGAGCCCGCCTCGGCGCCCGCGGCCAAGCCCGCGCCGCACGCGTCCAACGCGAAGAACGACACCCGCGGGCCGATCGAGCACGCCCAGTCCGCGCCCGTCGAAAAGGCTGCCGAAGCCACACGTCCCAAGCCGTCCCCCGCTCTCGACCCCGCTCGAGCGGGGGGACCCCCAGCGCCCGAGCGCCCGGTGCAGCCCCCCGTGGTGCGCCAGCCCGCCGGCCAGGCCCGCACCGGCTCCTCCAACCGCGTCCGCGCCCGCCTGGCCCGCCTCGGTGTGCAGCGCGCGAACCCCTACAACCCGGTCCTGGAGCCCCTGCTGCGGATAGTCCGCAGCAACGACCCCAAGATCGAGAACTCCACGCTCCGCCAGATCGAGCGCGCCTACCAGGTCGCCGAGCGCTGGCACCGCGGCCAGAAGCGCAAGAGCGGCGACCCGTACATCACGCATCCGCTCGCCGTCACCACCATCCTCGCCGAGCTGGGCATGGATCCGGCCACGCTGATGGCGGGGCTGCTGCACGACACCGTCGAGGACACCGAGTACGGCCTCGACCAGCTGCGCCGCGACTTCGGCGACACGGTCGCCCTGCTCGTCGACGGCGTCACCAAGCTCGACAAGGTCAAGTTCGGCGAGGCGGCGCAGGCCGAGACCGTGCGCAAGATGGTCGTCGCCATGGCCAAGGACCCGCGCGTCCTGGTCATCAAGCTCGCCGACCGCCTGCACAACATGCGCACCATGCGCTACCTCAAGCGCGAGAAGCAGGAGAAGAAGGCGCGCGAGACGCTGGAGATCTACGCTCCGCTCGCCCACCGCCTCGGCATGAACACCATCAAGTGGGAGCTGGAGGACCTCGCGTTCGCGATCCTCTACCCCAAGATGTACGACGAGATCGTAAGGCTGGTGGCAGAGCGGGCGCCGAAGCGTGACGAATACCTGGCCATAGTGACCGACGAGGTCCAGGCCGACCTGCGCGCCGCCCGCATCAAGGCGACCGTCACCGGCCGCCCGAAGCACTACTACAGCGTCTACCAGAAGATGATCGTCCGCGGTCGCGACTTCGCCGAGATCTATGACCTGGTGGGGATCCGTGTCCTCGTCGACACGGTCCGCGACTGTTACGCCGCCCTCGGCACCGTGCACGCGCGATGGAACCCGGTCCCCGGCCGGTTCAAGGACTACATCGCGATGCCCAAGTTCAACATGTACCAGTCGCTGCACACGACGGTCATCGGGCCCAACGGCAAGCCGGTCGAGCTGCAGATCCGCACCTTCGACATGCACCGCCGCGCCGAGTACGGCATCGCCGCGCACTGGAAGTACAAGCAGGAGGCCGTCGCCGGCGCCTCCAAGGTGCGTACGGACGTGCCCAAGGCCGGCAAGGACAAGGACGCCATCAACGACATGGCGTGGCTGCGGCAGCTGCTGGACTGGCAGAAGGAGACCGAGGACCCCGGCGAGTTCCTGGAGTCCCTGCGCTTCGACCTGTCCCGCAACGAGGTCTTCGTCTTCACCCCCAAGGGCGATGTCATCGCCCTGCCCGCCGGGGCCACGCCCGTCGACTTCGCGTACGCCGTCCACACCGAGGTCGGCCACCGCACCATAGGAGCGCGGGTCAACGGCAGGCTCGTACCGCTCGAATCCACCCTGGACAACGGCGACTTGGTGGAGGTCTTCACCTCCAAGGCGCCCGGCGCCGGGCCGTCCCGCGACTGGCTGGGCTTCGTCAAGTCGCCGCGGGCGCGCAACAAGATCCGGGCCTGGTTCTCCAAGGAGCGCCGGGACGAGGCGATCGAGCAGGGCAAGGACGCGATCGTCCGGGCGATGCGCAAGCAGAACCTGCCGATCCAGCGCATCCTCACCGGCGACTCCCTCGTCACGCTCGCGCACGAGATGCGGTACTCGGACATCTCCGCGCTGTACGCGGCGATCGGCGAGGGCCATGTCTCCGCGCAGAACATCGTGCAGAAGCTCGTCCAGGCCCTCGGTGGCGAGGAGGCGGCCACCGAGGAGATCGACGAGACGGTCCCGCCGTCGCGCAGCCGCAGCCGCAAACGCCGCTCCAGCGCCGATCCGGGCGTCGTCGTCAAGGGCGTCGAGGACGTCTGGGTCAAGCTGGCCCGCTGTTGCACGCCGGTGCCCGGCGACCCGATCATCGGCTTCGTCACGCGCGGCAGCGGCGTGTCGGTTCACCGCAGCGACTGCGTCAACGTGGACTCACTGTCCCGCGAGCCCGAGCGCATCCTCGACGTCGAGTGGGCGCCCACCCAGTCCTCGGTCTTCCTGGTCGCCATCCAGGTCGAGGCGCTGGACCGCTCCCGGCTGCTCTCGGACGTCACCCGCGTCCTGTCCGACCAGCACGTCAACATCCTCTCCGCGGCCGTCCAGACCTCCCGCGACCGGGTGGCCACCTCCCGGTTCACCTTCGAGATGGGCGACCCCAAGCACCTCGGCCACGTCCTGAAGGCCGTGCGGGGTGTGGAGGGCGTGTACGACGTGTACCGGGTGACGTCGGGACGCAGCCGGTCGTAGTCCGTGTGACTTCAAGGCCCCACGCAAAAACGCTCGGCTGGGAAACCCAGCCGAGCGTTTTCATTTCAGCGCGTTCGTCGAAGGCGTACCGTATGTTTGGCAGCCAAGAAAAGACCGGACCCGGTGAGTACCGCCCCCAGGGCGATGGTCCATCCGGATTTCCCCGGCTCCGCTGACAGATATCCGATACCGGTCAGGGTCAGCAGGATACCCAGAATAAGGCCTGAGAAATTCGCCCAGAGAGACTTCATAGTGACTCACCTCCGGTCAGTTCTCTTTACGGAGTGCTGTAGATGGGCCACAGGTTGCCGTTGCTGGAGTGGGCCGTGGCAGGAGTCTGCGGTCCGTACTTGAGTACCGTATCAGTGAAGGTGATCGTGCCGCTGGGGCCGCAGACGGGGAGCTTCTTGGCGAGGCAGGACTGCAGCACAACCTTCCCCGTCAGGGTGAAGCCGGCCGCGCTTCCGCTCGCGTAGGGCTGGGTGAAGCTCATGTTGATGCCGAGGGCCTGACCCTGGACGTTGTTGTGACCGGACAGGGTGCCCGACGCGCTGACGAGGTTGCCCTTGCCATCGCGCACGGTGGTGACGACGAAGTCGATTTCTCCGGTGCGGGTCGACTTGTAGCCACCACCCGGGTAGAACTTGTAGACGTTGCTGGACGTCGTGTTGGCGTATGCAGCCGGAGCTGCGAGGGTGACTCCAGCGGTAGCGGTCACAGCGGCCAGTGCGGCGGCAGTTATACCGCTGCGGATATTCATGTTCCCCGATTCCTTTATGAAGCCGAACGCGATGGACGACGCCGTTCGGCGCG from Streptomyces roseochromogenus subsp. oscitans DS 12.976 encodes the following:
- a CDS encoding RelA/SpoT family protein, which produces MPDEAQPLTAAKPEPASAPAAKPAPHASNAKNDTRGPIEHAQSAPVEKAAEATRPKPSPALDPARAGGPPAPERPVQPPVVRQPAGQARTGSSNRVRARLARLGVQRANPYNPVLEPLLRIVRSNDPKIENSTLRQIERAYQVAERWHRGQKRKSGDPYITHPLAVTTILAELGMDPATLMAGLLHDTVEDTEYGLDQLRRDFGDTVALLVDGVTKLDKVKFGEAAQAETVRKMVVAMAKDPRVLVIKLADRLHNMRTMRYLKREKQEKKARETLEIYAPLAHRLGMNTIKWELEDLAFAILYPKMYDEIVRLVAERAPKRDEYLAIVTDEVQADLRAARIKATVTGRPKHYYSVYQKMIVRGRDFAEIYDLVGIRVLVDTVRDCYAALGTVHARWNPVPGRFKDYIAMPKFNMYQSLHTTVIGPNGKPVELQIRTFDMHRRAEYGIAAHWKYKQEAVAGASKVRTDVPKAGKDKDAINDMAWLRQLLDWQKETEDPGEFLESLRFDLSRNEVFVFTPKGDVIALPAGATPVDFAYAVHTEVGHRTIGARVNGRLVPLESTLDNGDLVEVFTSKAPGAGPSRDWLGFVKSPRARNKIRAWFSKERRDEAIEQGKDAIVRAMRKQNLPIQRILTGDSLVTLAHEMRYSDISALYAAIGEGHVSAQNIVQKLVQALGGEEAATEEIDETVPPSRSRSRKRRSSADPGVVVKGVEDVWVKLARCCTPVPGDPIIGFVTRGSGVSVHRSDCVNVDSLSREPERILDVEWAPTQSSVFLVAIQVEALDRSRLLSDVTRVLSDQHVNILSAAVQTSRDRVATSRFTFEMGDPKHLGHVLKAVRGVEGVYDVYRVTSGRSRS
- the secF gene encoding protein translocase subunit SecF, with the translated sequence MSKLGNLGARLHRGEISYDFVGKRKIWYGVSILITITAIVGLAVRGLNMGIEFKGGAVFTTPTGMSTTVTQAETFAKDASGHEAIVQKLGNGSLRIQIAGIDTGQSDKIKQELAKDLNLNPEKLAADLVGPSWGEQIANKAWEGLGIFMVLVVIYLAIAFEWRMAVAALVALIHDITITTGIYALVGFEVTPGTVIGLLTILGYSLYDTVVVFDSLKEQTKDITKQTRLTYSDIANQSINGTLVRSINTTVVALLPVAGLLFIGGGFLGAGTLNDISLSLFVGLAAGAYSSIFIATPLVADLKEREPAMKALTKRVLAKR
- a CDS encoding adenine phosphoribosyltransferase, whose translation is LLSRIRDVADYPEPGVMFKDITPLLADPAAFTALTDALAEIATNTGATKVVGLEARGFILGAPVALRAGLGFIPVRKAGKLPGATLRQAYDLEYGSAEIEVHAEDLAAGDRVLIVDDVLATGGTAEAAIQLIQRAGADVSGLAVLMELGFLAGRARLEPALDGAPLEALLQV